One genomic region from Quercus robur chromosome 4, dhQueRobu3.1, whole genome shotgun sequence encodes:
- the LOC126723199 gene encoding actin-related protein 2/3 complex subunit 5A, whose translation MASTEGFVEADNAEAIITRIEHKSRKIESLLKQSKPVEALKTALEGSPPKTRDERCKSANWIVVHRALMAIKDVEGLLSSLDAEYYDILMKYLYRGLSTGDRPTCDQCLRIHEKLTERAGLGCILRCLADTVNTV comes from the exons atggCATCAACggagggatttgtggaagcagACAATGCGGAGGCGATAATCACGAGAATCGAGCACAAATCTCGAAAGATCGAAAGCCTACTCAAACA GTCTAAACCAGTCGAAGCTTTGAAAACTGCTCTCGAAGGCTCGCCTCCCAAGACCCGAGACGAACGTTGCAAG TCGGCGAATTGGATAGTAGTGCATAGAGCTCTAATGGCAATAAAGGATGTGGAAGGATTGCTTTCTTCTTTGGATGCTGAGTACTATGATATCCTCATGAA GTACTTGTATAGAGGGTTGTCTACTGGAGATCGTCCCACATGTGACCAATGCCTTCGGATCCATGAAAAACTGACAGAGAGAGCTGGTTTGGGATGCATACTACGTTGCCTTGCTGACACTGTGAATACAGTTTAA